CCGGAGCCGAGGTGATCCTGCCGGTACGCAATCCGGGCAAGGGCGAGGCGGCGGTCGCCGCGATCCGCCGTCAGCACCCGAGGGCGACCGTGTCGCTGCGGGCGCTCGACCTCTCCTCGCTCGCCTCCGTCGCCACGCTGGGCGAGACGTTGCGTGCGGAGGGTCGGCCGATCCATCTCCTGGTCAACAACGCGGGTGTGATGACCCCGCCGCAGTTGCAACGCACCACCGACGGATTCGAGCTGCAGTTCGGCACCAACCATCTGGGGCACTTCGCGCTCGTGGGTCACCTGCTGCCGCTGCTGCGCGACGGTCGGGCGCGGGTGACGTCGCAGGTCAGCATCGCGGCGAACCGCAACGCCATCAACTGGGACGACCTGAACTGGGCGCGGTCGTACGACGGGATGCGCGCGTACAGCCAGTCCAAGATCGCATTCGGGCTGTTCGGGCTCGAACTGGACCGCCGCAGTCGGGCCCACGGCTGGGGTATCACCAGCAACCTGTCCCATCCGGGGGTCGCCCCGACCAGCCTGCTCGCCGCGCGTCCCGAGGTGGGTCGCCAGCGGGACACCATGGGCCGACACATGATCCAGACCATGTCCAGGCTCGGCGTCGTCGTGGGCACGGTCCGGACCGCGCAGCTTCCCGCCCTGTACGCCGCCACCTCCCCCGCCGCCGTCGGTGGCCGGTTCTACGGGCCGAGCGGCATCGGGAACCTGGGAGGTGCGCCGGCCGAGCAGAAGCTCTATTCCCGGTTGGGTGACGCCGCCGAGGCGCAGCGCGTCTGGCGGGTGTCGGAGAAGTTGACGTCGGTGTCGTACCCGACCGACTGAGGCGAGTGCGTGTGGGTGCCCCGGATGCCGCCCGGCGCGGCACCCGGGGCGTCCCGGGCCCCGTCGGCCCGTCATCCGCGTACCGCGACGGGATCGACCGTCGCGGTACGCCGCTGGTGGGTGCGGATCAGGTCGGCGTAGCGGGCACCGCTGGCCTTGAGCGTGCGCCGCTGGGTGGCGTAGTCGACGTGCACCAGGCCGAAACGCTTGTCGTAGCCGTACGCCCACTCGAAGTTGTCCAGCAGGGACCAGGCGAAGTAGCCGGTCACCGGGGCGCCCCGGTTCACCGCCGCCGCGCACGCCGCCAGGTGCCGTTCCAGGTGGTCGGTGCGTTCCGGGTCGGTGACGGTGCCGTCGGCGGCGACCACGTCCGGCCAGGCCGAGCCGCTCTCGGTGACCAGGATGCGGGGCGGGGCGTACTCCTGGCCGACCTCGACCAGGAGGCGTTCCAGGCCGGCCGGATGCACCTCCCAGTCCATCGCGGTGTGCGGCACGTCGGGCACCGGCACCTGCCGGGCGTACGGTGCCGGGCCGTCCGGGGCGTCGGCGGCGACCTGCCGGAAGTAGTAGTTGACGCCGAGGAAGTCGGTCGGGGTGGCGATGATCGCGAGGTCGTCGCCGCGCACCGGTGGTTCCACGCCGTAGGTGGCGACCATGTCGGTCGGGTAGCCCCGGCCGTGCAGCGGATCCAGCCACCAGCGGTTGACGTGCCCGTCGAGTCGGCGGGCGGCGGCCAGGTCGGCGGGTCGGTCGCTGGCCGGGTCGATCGGGCTGAGGTTGAGCACCGGCCCGATCGACGCGGGGGCGGCGGCGTGCGCCCGGATCGCGGTGGTGGCCAGACCGTGGCCGAGCAGCACGTGGTGGGCGGTGTGCACGGCACGGCCCAGGTCCCGCTCGCCGGGGGCCATCCGCCCTTCGAGGTGACCGATCCAGGCGACGCAGAGCGGCTCGTTCACGGTGCACCAGTCGGTGACCCGGTCGCCGAGGCGGGCCGCGACCACGGCGGCGTAGTCGGCGAACGCCTCGGCGGTGTCCCGCTGCGGCCAGCCGCCCCGGTCCTGCATCGCCTGCGGCAGGTCCCAGTGGTAGAGCGTGACGAAGGGGCGGATCCCGGCGGCCAGCAGCGCGTCGGTCAGCCGGTCGTAGAAGTCCAGCCCGGCGGCGTTGACCGGGCCGACGCCGTCGGGTCGGACCCGGGGCCAGGCCACCGAGAAGCGGTACGCCTCGACGCCGAGCTCGCGCATCAGCGCCACGTCCTGCGGCCACCGGTGGTAGTGGTCGCAGGCGACCTCGCCGGTGTCGCCGTTGTCGATGGCACCCGGCCGGGTGCAGAAGGTGTCCCAGATGGAGGGTCTGCGGCCGTCGGCGTGGACGGCGCCCTCGATCTGGTAGGCCGAGGTGGCGACTCCCCAGAGGAAGTCGGGCGGCAGCGGGGACAGGTCCGGCACGGGCGGGTTCTCCTCGGTTATCACGGTGGACGGGCTCACTTGACCGCACCGGCGGTGAGGCCGGCGACGAAGTAGCGCTGCAACGCCAGGAAGCCGGCGACCACCGGCACGCTGACCACCAGCGAGGCGGCCATCACCTGGTTCCAGTAGACGTTGAACTGGGTGGAGTAGCCCTGGAGGCCGACGGCGAGGGTGCGGCTGCTCTCGTTGGTCAGCACCGAGGCGAACAGCACCTCGCCCCAGGCGGTCATGAAGGCGTACACGGTCACCGCGACCACGCCGGGCACCGCCGCCGGCAGCACCACCTGGAACAGGGTGCGCAGCGGGCCGGCGCCGTCGACCTGGGCGGCCTCGTCGAGCCCGCGCGGGATCGAGTCGAAGTAGCCGACCAGCATCCAGATCGAGAACGGCAGCGAGAAGGTGAGGTACGTGATGATCAGGCCGGTGCGGGTGGCGTAGAGCGCGATGCCGGTGGCGTTGCCCAGGTTGACGTAGATCAGGAACAGCGGCAGCAGGAACAGGATGCCGGGGAACATCTGGGTGGAGAGCACGGTCACCGAGAAGATCTGGCGGCCCCGGAACCGGTAGCGGCTGACCGCGTACGCGGCGAAGACCGCCACAGTGACCGAGAAGAGGGCCGCCACGCTCGCCACCAGCAGGCTGTTGAGCAGGTACCGGCCGAGCGGGACGGTCGACCACATGTCCACGAACGCCTGCACGGTCGGGCGTCGGGGCCACCAGGTGAAGGCGGCCTGCACGTCCTGCAACGGTTTGAGCGCCGAGCTGACCATCACGTAGAGCGGGACGAGCACGAACCCGGCGAGCAGCGTCAGCACGATCCGGCGGGACCAGCGTTCGGCGGCGGTCTCACGCATCGTTCCTCCGTCGGTTGGTCAGCAGCAGGTATCCGGCGGTGACCAGCAGCAGGAACAGCAGCAGCACCACCGACATGGCCGAGCCGGTGCCGAAGTCCCAGGTCTGGAAGGAGCTGCGGTAGATGTGCAGCGAGATCAGGTCGGCCTCGGCCGGTGCCGAGCCGCCGAAGAGCACGTACGGGGTGTTGAAGTCGTTGAACGTCCAGAGGAAGAGCACCAGCAGCAGCACCAGGTTGACCGGGCGCAGCATCGGCAGGGTCACCGAGCGCAGCCGACGCCAGAACCCGGCGCCGTCCATGGCGGCGGCCTCGTACAGCTCGTCGGGGATGTTCTGCAGCCCGGCCATGATGCAGAGGAAGGCGAAGGGCCAGGTCCGCCAGATCGACACGATCAGCAGCGCGACGAAGCTGTTGTCGCCGATCAGCCAGAACGGTGGCTCGTCGACCAACCCCAACTGGTCGACCAGCACGTGGTTGACCAGGCCGGTGTCGCGCTGGAACAGGAAGGTCCAGGTGATCACGGCGGTGTAGACCGGCAGCGCGTACGGGGTGAGGAACAGTGCGCGCAGCACCGCCCGGCCCCGGAAGGGGCGTTGCAGCAGGACGGCGGCGGTGGTGCCGAGCACCCAGGACAGCCCGACGGAGAGCACCGTGTAGACGACGGTGACCCGGAACGAGCGCAGCAGTTCGGCTCCGGCGGCGGAGTCGACGTCCAGCACGACGCGGTAGTTGTCCAGCCCGACGAAGGGTGCGCCGGACCAGTCGCGGATGTGGAACTGGGTGAGTTCCAGCAGGCTCATCCACGTGCCGACGAGCATCGGCACGACGTGGATCGCCAGCTCCAGCACGATGGCCGGGGCGAGCAGGAGGTACGGCAGCAGCGAGCGGCGGGGTCGGCGGGAGCGTCGTCGCGCGGGCGGCCCGGTTTCGGTGGGGGTGCCGACGGGCGGCGAGGTGGTGACGGCCATCAGGGTCCTTCCGCAGGCTGGCCGTGGGAGGGTCGGCGGGCACCTCCCACGGCCAGCGGTCCGTGGTCAGCGCATCTGCTGCTGGGCCCGGGTCAACTTCTCCCGGACGCTGTCCTCGGTGACCGGCCTGCCACTGGCCGCGTCGGCGAAGAGTTCCTTGATGGCGGTGCCGACCAGGGTCTCGAAGGTGCTCTCCTCGGGCACCTGCGGCAGCGGGGCCGCGCTGGTGGCCAGCGTCTGGGCGAGGACCTTCTGCTCGTCGGCGGCGAACGCCGGGTCGGCGGCGACGGTGTTGACCGCCGGCAGCGAGCCGTACGTCTTGTTCAGCGTCACCTGCGCGGTGTCGCTGGTCATGAACTTGACGAAGTCCAGTGCGCCGTCGAGGTTCCCGGTGTGCTTGAACACGGCGATGTTGATGCCGGCGACCATGCTGTTGACCTGCTTGCCGCCGGCCGGCGGGGTGGCCGGGAACGGCACCGGCGCCACCCCGTACGCGTCCGGGGCCATGTTCTGTGACCGCAGGTTGGCTCCGGCGGCCTGCCAGAGCAGCATGGCGGCCTTGCCGTTGGCGAAGTC
Above is a window of Verrucosispora sp. NA02020 DNA encoding:
- a CDS encoding GH1 family beta-glucosidase, with amino-acid sequence MSPSTVITEENPPVPDLSPLPPDFLWGVATSAYQIEGAVHADGRRPSIWDTFCTRPGAIDNGDTGEVACDHYHRWPQDVALMRELGVEAYRFSVAWPRVRPDGVGPVNAAGLDFYDRLTDALLAAGIRPFVTLYHWDLPQAMQDRGGWPQRDTAEAFADYAAVVAARLGDRVTDWCTVNEPLCVAWIGHLEGRMAPGERDLGRAVHTAHHVLLGHGLATTAIRAHAAAPASIGPVLNLSPIDPASDRPADLAAARRLDGHVNRWWLDPLHGRGYPTDMVATYGVEPPVRGDDLAIIATPTDFLGVNYYFRQVAADAPDGPAPYARQVPVPDVPHTAMDWEVHPAGLERLLVEVGQEYAPPRILVTESGSAWPDVVAADGTVTDPERTDHLERHLAACAAAVNRGAPVTGYFAWSLLDNFEWAYGYDKRFGLVHVDYATQRRTLKASGARYADLIRTHQRRTATVDPVAVRG
- a CDS encoding carbohydrate ABC transporter permease, with translation MAVTTSPPVGTPTETGPPARRRSRRPRRSLLPYLLLAPAIVLELAIHVVPMLVGTWMSLLELTQFHIRDWSGAPFVGLDNYRVVLDVDSAAGAELLRSFRVTVVYTVLSVGLSWVLGTTAAVLLQRPFRGRAVLRALFLTPYALPVYTAVITWTFLFQRDTGLVNHVLVDQLGLVDEPPFWLIGDNSFVALLIVSIWRTWPFAFLCIMAGLQNIPDELYEAAAMDGAGFWRRLRSVTLPMLRPVNLVLLLVLFLWTFNDFNTPYVLFGGSAPAEADLISLHIYRSSFQTWDFGTGSAMSVVLLLFLLLVTAGYLLLTNRRRNDA
- a CDS encoding carbohydrate ABC transporter permease, with the protein product MRETAAERWSRRIVLTLLAGFVLVPLYVMVSSALKPLQDVQAAFTWWPRRPTVQAFVDMWSTVPLGRYLLNSLLVASVAALFSVTVAVFAAYAVSRYRFRGRQIFSVTVLSTQMFPGILFLLPLFLIYVNLGNATGIALYATRTGLIITYLTFSLPFSIWMLVGYFDSIPRGLDEAAQVDGAGPLRTLFQVVLPAAVPGVVAVTVYAFMTAWGEVLFASVLTNESSRTLAVGLQGYSTQFNVYWNQVMAASLVVSVPVVAGFLALQRYFVAGLTAGAVK
- a CDS encoding SDR family oxidoreductase — protein: MPGKTIDISVPDLSGQRAVVTGASDGIGLGIATRLAAAGAEVILPVRNPGKGEAAVAAIRRQHPRATVSLRALDLSSLASVATLGETLRAEGRPIHLLVNNAGVMTPPQLQRTTDGFELQFGTNHLGHFALVGHLLPLLRDGRARVTSQVSIAANRNAINWDDLNWARSYDGMRAYSQSKIAFGLFGLELDRRSRAHGWGITSNLSHPGVAPTSLLAARPEVGRQRDTMGRHMIQTMSRLGVVVGTVRTAQLPALYAATSPAAVGGRFYGPSGIGNLGGAPAEQKLYSRLGDAAEAQRVWRVSEKLTSVSYPTD